The following nucleotide sequence is from Candidatus Flexicrinis affinis.
AGCAGCCCGAGTCGAAACGAATCGTTGGGCTGGTACACCACAGACGTCCCGATGAACGCAAGGACAACTGCCACGACCAGCATGCCGACCCGGATCAGGTCGAGCCGAGCCGCCGGACTCAGGACACTCTCCCCCGCTTCCTGCCGCGAGGTACGCACCGGTGTGCGCCGCGGGCGCGGTTCGGCGACGCGCGGCTCCGGGCTGGCGATCGCGGCGAGGTTGCGCGCCGTCGCACGTGGGCGTCGAAGCAAATCGCCCAGCGCCTCCGACAAGGTTAATTCCTCGAAGTCGCGTTCGGTTTCTGCCGGCGTAGAATCGTTCTGCCGTTCGTCATTCATGCCCTATCACTCCGAGGCGTCGCGCGCCAGCGCCCTCACTCTGTGCTGACGACGTTCTGCGCGCGCAAAAAGTCGAGAAATCCTTGCTGTCCCAACGCCGGGACGCGAAACGTAATCACCGGCTCGGACGACTCGTAGCGGGTCCCGACGCGCGTCCACAGCGGTTCTACCTTCCCCTCTGGGAACCAGTTTACCAGCGAATGCAGGCCGGAGACACTCTCGTATGACAATACAAATAGCACGTCCTGATCCGGATCGTACCGCGAAATGCCGCTGTCCTGCGAGTTGGCATACAGCCACGCGGGAATGTCTGCTAAAAGGACGTTGTTGTTGGGAAAGTGTCCGGGCGGCAGGCCGGCTTGGATCATGACGGCCCGGTAGTCCAGATGGTGCGGAAAGTGGACGAGGTAGGCGTTGCCCCACGTACCCGCTTCGTCGGCGAATTCCCGCATATACCGGCCAACCTCAGCGGTCGACACCGCCAGCCCCTGATTGGCCGCCGCGTATGCCGTCGAAACGACCGTCCATGCGTGACTCGCCATCAAGACCGCGACCAGCGCGGGGACGCCGATCCGCACAGCGGTCCTCAGTGCGGCCGGCAAGGCAGCGGCAAGCGTACGCACCGTTGTCAACAAGCCGAACGCGATCGCCGCGTACAGCACCGGCATCGCGCCGGTCGTACGGATGCTGTTGGGCACCTCATCCAACCGGGCGAAGGTCGCCACGCCCGGCATCAACATGATTAAGAAAGCAAGCGCGAGAAACACGGCGATCGGATCGCGCCTTCGGACGATCAACGCCGCGCCGGCGCCTACACCGGCCAGCATCAGCGCCACCCCTGCCGAATCGACCACCGGATACCCCGGTGCGTTGTACACCGCGAACGTGTCGCCCCGATACGGAAACATCAGCAGGGTGCGCCACAAATTGCCGGCCAGTACTTGCACCGGGTTGTCCTCGGCACAGCGCCCCGTACCGCCGTCAATGCAGCCGGTCTCGGCCCCCAGCACGATTGCGTTGAACCGGAACCAGAACGCGGCCGGGTCGTGCGTGACATAGCGCAGCAGCGGCAGGCAGACGGCCGCCGTCATCACCGCCGCGGCGATCAGATTCGCCAGGTAGCGCCTTCGTTCACCCGCCCCGTGCCGCGTCCACACAGCGCCGATGAAGCACGCCGCAATCACCAGCGCCGGAGCGACCCGCATCGCCTGATAGCTGTACAGCCCCACGCCCAACAGCAGACCGGCGACGAGCGCGTCCTGACGCCGGTTATGTCGGATGACGCGGATCAGCGACCACAACAAGAGCGCGGTCAGCGGCGGCATGAGCAGCGGGCGCAGGGTCATCCGCGTCAAGACGACGTACCACGTCCCTATCGCCCCGGCCAGCGCCAGCATCAGTCCGAAGTCGCGCGCGCGGCGAGACCGGCCCCCGACGATTTCGACCCCGAGGCCGTAGAACGCGAGTATGCCCACAACGCCCTCGATCACGGCTGTGAGCTTGAGGGTAGAGAAATTCGCGCCGCCGGTCAGGGGAGTCACCAGCGCGTTGAGGTACAGATGCAGCGGCTCGCGGCCCCCGTTGTTGGCAAAGTAGATGTCGCGCCGGCCGTCGAGTATCTGCTGGACGTTGAGCAGATTCTCGATCTGGTCCGGGACGAGTTCGGGCGGGATGGCCGGCAGCTGCAGCGACCTCACCACGACGCCCAGCGCGACGATGCCCACGAGGGTCAATGCCGTGTACGGGCGCCGGCGCGGGAACGCGATCAGGGAGGACACGCCGTTTCGCAGCGGGGATGCCCCAGCGGGCATCAAAGCGGCGGTCAGTATAGCCAACCCGACGATCCAGCTTGCCACGCCGAGCGGCGTGAACGCCTTGTTGGTTTGCAGGGCATAGCCGCCGATCAGCGGAAGCACAGCGGCGGCGATCCATCGCCAACGCACCGGGGACGTCACAAGGTCGACCCTCCGCGGCATCGCTGGGAGGCCGTCGCATACCAAGCGCATATGCAAGCGCGCCGAGCGCCAACGCCGCACCCCAATACGGCAGCGCGCGCTCGACCGGCACGGCGATCATCTCGCCCCACTGGCCGCTTATCTTGTTCGGCGCAAAGACCTGCCAGAAGCCGTGCTGTCCACAGAAGAGCGCCGCGATCCACAGCGCAAGCCGGACATACCCGGCCAAATCGGCAGCACGAGGACGGTTGGCGGCATGACGCATCGCCGTTCCTACTTGGTCGGCTTGCGTGCTTTCAGGGCGAGGTTTACGGTCGAACGGCCGGGAGGTTCGTCCAGCACGTTGCGGCGGTCGAACCAGTTGAACGCCGCGAGGCCCATCCGGATCGGGTTGTACCACGGCGCGTCGGGCTGATCGAACTGCGTGCGATCGGCGGTCTGCGCCATGGCCTTCGGCAGCGCGCCGCGTTCCAACAGCGGTTTGCCGAACCCGTACACCAGATTGTGGATGAACGGGAAGCTGTGGTGCGTGAACGCGCGTTCGTGTTCGACATCAAAGCCCGCGCCCAGCGCCGCGCTTCGAAGCTGCTCCGGCGTATAGAGGCGCACATGATTGGCCCAAATGCCGGCGAACGGCCCGTGCTGAATGTGCGTCTTGAACACCGATTCGAGCGACTTGTTGATCGGGTCCCACCAGAAGGGGTAATTGGCGTGCGGCACGGTGATGACCGCCACGCCGCCCGGCTTGAGCACCCGCAGCGCTTCTTTCAGCCCGCCCACGTCGTCGTCGATGTGTTCGAGGACTTCTGACAGAATCACGGCGTCGAACGTCTCGTCGGGAAACGGCAGACCGTAAATGTTGGCGCGTACCAGCGAGATGCCCGGCAGGTGGCCGATGTTGCGCTGCGCCTTCTCAATCACCTCGGCGTCGAGGTCGGCGCCGACCAGCCGCGCCTTGCTGACATACCGCAGCATGTTGAGGTAAAAGCCGCGCCCGCACGGCATATCGAGGATCACCATGTCGTCGCGCGGTTCGACCCACTCGAACACCGTCTCGACACGCTTCTTGAAAGCCATGTCGGCCTCGTTGCGCGTCATGTAGCGGATGACGTCCTTATCGACCATCGACCGCGTACTCCCGGAATGTTTGCTCGTACTGGTCCACGGTCTCCTCAAACGAGAAGATCGCGTTAATCTCATCGTACGGCTTGACGAACGACTCCGGATGCGCCAGCACGCGGTTAATCGCCTTGCCAAACCCCTCGGGATTGCCCTTCGGCGCCAGCAGCCCCATCCCCGTCACGCTGACCGGCACGCGGCCGCCCGGTGTGTCGGTCATTACGACCGGCGTGCCGCACAACATGGCCTCGACCTGCACCAGCGCGAAGCACTCCGAATCGCTCGGCAGGGCCAGCACGTCGATAGCGGCGAAGAAATCGGCCATGAACTGCATGTCGTCCTTGAGGCCGAGGAAGATGAGATGTTCGCGGTACTTGTCTACGATCGGCTTGTATAGATCCCACGTGCTCTCGTACGGAATATCGTACTGACCGGCGAACACGATGCGCGCGTTGGGGTGCTCCTTGTGAATCTCGTCCAGCGCGCGGATCAGTACATCGGGTCGCTTCTCCTGTACGAACCGGCCCGCATAGCCGATCAACGGCGCGCCGTCGGGCGACCACTCGGCGCGGAGCTGTGCGGCGCGTTCGGGGTTCGGCGCCGGCATCGTGATCGGCGGATAGATCGGCCGGACCTTTTTGCGCACCGGCGCGAGGTAGTACGAGTTGTTGGCGTAATCTTCCGAATACGCGATCACGGTTGGCGCGCGCCACGCCATGAAGCGGTAGAACGCGAACATCACCACCGTGATGACCCGGTTGAGAATACCCGCCGGCAGAATCAGATCGCCGTGATGAGTCGGCACGATCCGACGTCCGGTCAACAGGCCGAGCACGCTCAGCAGCGCCGTCTCAAGCATCGGCGTATGGATGCTGACGACGTCGTGCTGGCGCATCAGCTTGTACGCGGCCCAGGGGTACGCTGGCATGTACATGCCGCGGCTGACGGCGAAGGGCAGCGGCGCCAGGCGAACGATACGCACGCCGTTGATCGTTTCGTCGCGTTCGAGTTCGAGCTTGTGGCGAGCGCACAACACCGTGACACTATGCCCGCGCCGCACCAACTCTTCAGCAATACGCTGGATGTAAAGCTGCATTCCGGTCCGGTGCGGCAGGTAATACAGCAGGCAGATGAGGATATTGAGTTTGCGTTCGTTCATGCCACTTCCGCGGGGGGAGAGGCTTGTTGCTCAGCCCGCTGTGTGATCTGGCCAAGCGACACGCCCTCAGCCATCATGCCAATGATGCCCAGAATTCCGTTCACGCCGAGGTTTGTGGCGTGGACGACGATTGCAAAGGCGGTGCCTGCCGCCAGTCCCTCCGGCGTCGACGTGTACCCGAGGGCGCTCAACGCCAACAGGATCGAGCCTTCATACGGCCCGACATTCCCGGGCACCGCCGGCAGCGCCACTGCAAACGACGCCGACGCGATGAACAGCAGCGTTGCGACTGCGTCCGCCTCCGGATAGATCACGAGCATCAACGCCATGCCCGTGAGGAACGACAGGCCCCAACTGATCGCCGTCCACAACAGTGCCGACAACAGCGAGCCGATTCGGGCGATCGGCTGCAACCCGTTGAGCAAATGGTCGAACATCGTGCGCAGGCGTGGGCGCAGCGGGCTGTCTTTCAGGACCGGCAGCCGGCTGGTCACCGCTTCGAACAGCGTGGTCGCCCAACCCCGCTTGGCCGCAAGCAGCACCAGAAACAGGAAACCGCCCAGCGCCAAAATCGTCGTGATTACGCCAGTCGTGCGCAGTGCGTCCGGAACTGGACCCACAGCCAGACCGATCGCCAGAAACACTGCGACGGCCAACAGGTCTAGCAGGCGCTCGACCACGATCGTGCTGGCCGTATGGAAGAACGGCACACCGTCATCGCCGCGGCTCGCCAGCCACGCCCGCGCGACTTCGCCTAAGCGCATCGGCAGCACGGCGTTGAGCATATAGGCGATGTTCATCACGTGGAACGTGCGAGACATGCCCAGTCCGTCGCCAAGCAGCACACGCCAGCGGATTGCCCGGGTGTACAAGCCCAGCGCGGCAAGCAGCGCGGCGGGGATCACCCACGCGTAATTAGCCGTCCGCAGCGATTCCCACAGCAGGGCAAGGTCGATCTGCCGCGCGATCAACACGATGACGACGCCGCTGACCAACGCGCCCAGCGCCAATACGCGCCAATGTCGTCTCAAAGGGGACACTCCTCACCGAAAACCGCGTTATTATAGCATGCGTGCGCAACCAAAGGTCTACACGCCGTGACGCCGAAATCCTCAATTCTGCTCGTGGTACTGGTGCTGGTCGCCGCCGCCTGCGCGCCGCGCCAACCCGACGCCCCAGCCACGCCCGACGTGCCGATTCCGACCGCGACACTCACACCGACACCGACCGCCTCCCCGACCCCGACCCGTACGGCGACACCCGCCATCGTGATCGCGCCGCTGCGGTCAGCGACCGCGGTGCTTTTCCCGGCGACCGTCGTGCCGGTGCCGGTGTGTCAGGATACGCCGCGGTCGCGCATGATCGTACAGGCGCGCGGTCAGGTGACATCGGAAGACCCCAGCCCGCTCAATGTGCGCGAGTCGGCCAGTATTCGCGCCGAGGTACTCACACAACTTCAGGCACGCAGCCTGTTTTACGTGCTGGACGGACCGCGCTGCGCTGACGGGTATGCGTGGTTCCGTATTCGGGCACGCGGCGTCGAGGGATGGGTCGCCGAGGGCGACAGCGAGAACTACTACATCGAGCCGATCTTGCCCTGACGGTTGACCGGCTCAGTCTTCGACGATCGCTTTGATCCAGCGCAGATGGCTGTTGTAGTGCCCTGACGTGTTGCCCGCAATCCAGCCTTCGATCGGCGCGTTGCGGCGTGACGTCGGCTGATAGTGATGGTACGGGAGCGCAAGGTCGGCCTCGCTCATGGCGGCGACCCGCGCGACCACTGCCGCGTGGCTCTCGGCCATGACCGCCCGCACCTCGTCGAGGGGCATATCCGAATAGCGGGGCTGCAGCACGGCATTGACCGCGTCAGACCCCTTCTTAAACACCTCCTCGCTGACGCCAAACCCAGCGATCAGATCTTCGCCGTTCAAGATGCGCAGAAGATGCCCTTCCCACAGCGCGAGATGTATCAAGTGATCTTTGATCGTCCATCCGCCGGCGTCGGTCAGCGCCGTGATCTGCTGCGGCGCCAGCGTGTCGACGTAATCGTGCAGGGCGTCCCAGCTCCGCTGAATGCGCGCGAGCACCTTGTCCGTCGCCATCATACGCCAAATCCTCCTGTGATTGAGTCAAAGGCAAGCGGTGCTATGCTGAGCACGCCACGTGCCGTCTTGCCGAAGCGCGCGCCATACGAGTACAATGCACTCGCACGGGGTTGTGGTGAAATGGCAGACACAGCTGACTTAAAATCAGCCGCCGAAAGGCATGTGGGTTCGAGTCCCACCAACCCTACAGCGGTTCGAAACCCGCTTGACACTCGATCGGCGCGCTCAGTATAATTCAAATAGCGCGGGTGTAGCTCAGTTGGTAGAGCATTTGCTTCCCAAGCAAAGTGTCACGGGTTCGAGTCCCGTTACCCGCTCAGCGTCGGCCGCCCTTTACGGGGCGGTTTTGTTGTGAGGCGACACCGCATATTGACGATGCCGTGCCTCACGACTAGAATGGCGCCACTCTGTTGCACGCATGTCCATCCCGCCTTTTGCGCGGATTGAGCGCACATTTGTTAGGAGTTTCATCGTGGCCGAATTTACCATTGACGCCCAGCCTCGCACGGTGACGGGCAAGAAGGTCGGCGTACTGCGCCGCGAGGGTTTTGTGCCGGCAACGGTCTACGGCCCGAAGTCCGAACCGGTTAACGTACAGATCCCGTATCGCCCGCTGGAACTCGCCCTGCTTAAGGCAGGTGGTTCGAACCTGATCGACATAACGTCCGGCGGCAAGAAGCATACGGTGCTGGTGCGCGAAGTGCAGCGCAACCCGATCACCCGTAAGATCACCCATGTCGACTTCTTCGAACTTGACCTCACGCAGCGTCTTCGCACCGACGTCCCGCTTCAGCTTGTCGGCGAGAGTCCGGCGGTCGAAGGAAAGCTCGGCGTGTTGATCACTGGCCCCACCGCCTTGCACGTCGAACTGCTGCCGTCGCAGTTGATGGACCATTTCGCAGTCGACATCTCGGTCCTGACCGAAGTCGGGCAGTCGATCCACGTGAGGGACATCAAGCTCGAGGAGGGCGTCATCATCCTCAACGACCCGGACGAACTGATCGCCCGCATCACGCAGACCGCCGCGGCCCGCGCCGACGAGGAAGAAGTGACCGAGGGCGAAGAGGAAATGGGTTCGGTGGAGCCTGAAGTTGTCCGGCGTCACAAGGACGAGGACGAAGACGAGGACTAAAGTCTGCGCCTTCATCCACTACCCCGGATTGTTCCGTAGTACAAAGGGAGCGCACACGATGTGGCTCCCTTTTTGTTGCGGGATGCGCGACACGGCGTGTGCTGAAACCTGTACCCAGTGCTAAGGCGGGTCATGCTATAATGCGCTTCAGCATCGTCTTCGGAGAGTGTCGCCCGTGACTTCGTTAATCGGCCGCAAGCTCGGCCCCTATGAAATTCGCGACGTCATCGGTCACGGCGGTATGGCGACTGTCTATTTGGGCTATAGGGCAGACGTAGATCGTACGGTCGCGGTAAAGGTGCTCCCGCCGCATCCCGGCATGAGCGCCGACGCGAACGCACGTTTCCAGCTCGAAGCGCGCACCATCGCCAACCTGCAGCACCCGCATATTCTTCCCCTGTACGATTACGGCACGACCGAGGACGGCGTGCTTTACCTCGTGATGCCTTACATCACCGGCGGTGCGCTGGACCGTATCTTGCGCGACGGCCGGCTTGCGATGGACAAAGTTACGCGCATGGTGCGCGAGATCGCCAGTGCGCTTGACTATGCGCACCGGCAGGGCGTGATCCACCGCGACATCAAACCTGCCAACATCCTCATCGATGGCGAAGGCAACGCGCTGCTGGCAGACTTCGGCATCGTCAAGCTGGCTGAAGGCGGAACCGGCCTGACGGGGACTGGCGTGGTCGGCACGCCCGCCTACATGTCTCCCGAACAGGCGCAGGGCTTCGAATTGACCCCACGCGCCGACCTGTATTCATTCGGAATCGTCGTCTATGAAATGATTACGGGTAAGCTGCCGTTCAGCAGCGACAGCGTCATGCAGTTGATGCTCAAGCACCTGACAGACGCGCCGACGCCGCCGAGCGAGGCGCTTCCGTCGCTGTCTCAAGCGGTCGACACCGTCCTGCTCAAGGTGCTCGAAAAGGAGCCAGAAGCGCGCTATGCATCGGCGACCGCGTTCTTCGATGCGCTGCAGCAGGCCGTGAGCAGTACCGCCCTACCCCGTGCCGGAGACGATCCGACCGTTCGCCTCGGCCCCGGATCCGAAACGCCGGCGAGCACCACACCGCGTCAACCGATCCAAATCAAAATGTCGCGTTCGTCGACGCCCATTACGCTGCCGATCGACCCGGAGAACCCGAACCAACCCGGCACCATTGTGATCCAATCCGAGGGCCAAGGCATCAGTATGCCGCTGATCGTCGGATTCGCGGTCGTCGCGCTGGTCGCGCTCGTCGCGCTGATCGCCGTGCTGCTGTCTACCCGCACCGGCGAAGACCCCGACATCACTAACGCGCGAGCCACCGAGCAGGCGTCGCTCGACCAACAGGCGACGCGCGCTGCCATCGCCGCCCGTCTCCCGCAGTCGTTCGGACAGGTCAGCTTTAGTTCGACCGAAGCGGACATGATGGGCGACAGCATCAACGTCAGCGTGCGCGAGTTTCCTCCGGCGGGTGCCGGCACACAGTACATCGCCTCGCTGCTGGACTCAGAGACCGGCGAGCGCTTGGTGATCGGCCGGCTAACCGTCGATGCAGTCGGCAGCGGCGCGCTGAGTTTCACCGACGGCGAAGGGCGTTCGCTGCCGCTCGTGTTCGATACCGTCGAAGTGTCGATGGAGACCTCGCCGGCCGAGCCGACCTTCGAGGATGTGCGCTTCCGCGGGCGCATCACGCCGCTGCTTCAAGTCGCCATGAACGAATTATTCGTCGCATCAGAGAACGGCCTGCGTGGGCGGAGCCTGCTGGACACGGCGCTGGTCGACGCGAACTTCGCCACACAGCACGCGGGCCTCGCAGCGAATTCCGTGAACCTGCCGGCGCGTTGGACGCACAACGAACACACGCTCAACATCCTGCTGGGAGGCACCGAGGACTTCGACGGCAACGGACGAGGCAGCAACCCCGGTACCGGAATCGGTCTGCTGACGACCCTCGACCGGATCGAGGCGATTCTGCAAGAGGCGGTCAACGCCGAGGACACGCCCTTCCGCATTCAGAACGAAGCCGAACTGGTGCGGGTGTGCCTGCAGAACGTGCGCGAGTGGTCGAATCAAATCATCGCCCTCGAGCAGCAGATGCTGGTAGCCGAATCATTCGAAGATTCGGAAGCTGCCGCCGTACAATCGACCGAGTTCGCCGATATCTTGACGACCGGAGTCGATCAGAACCTGAACGGCACCGTCGAACCGTTCGAAGGCGAATGCGGGCTTGAGCAGATTGGTATCTACGGCCTCATCGTCGCATCGCTGGACTTGTACGAGGTCGACGGCGACACCCCATGACGCGCATTCGTGCCGCGGCGGCGGCACTGATCGCCGTGCTGCTGGCCGCATGCGGCAGCACGCCGCCGCCTGTCACTCCCGGCTTTCCACTCGAGTCGCGCCCGACGCAGACGCCGCTGCCGACCGCCTCAGGCTGGCAGGCAGCCGAACAGCCGATCACCCTCGACACGGCCTCACAACTGCGCGAATTGGGCCGGCTTGAAGCGCCAGAACCCCCCTCGACCGTATTCGCCTACGCGTTGTCGCTCGACAGCAGCATGCTCGCCGGGTTGAACAACGATTTTCTGCTGGTGTGGGATCTCGTTACCGGGTCGATGCTGATCGCCAATGGCCGGCGCGGTGCCAACGCCGTCATGTTCGACCCCGACCGGACGACCGTTTACACGCTTTCGCCGGACGGCGTGCTGCGTCCCTACGATGCGCGCACGGGAAGCACTGGCCAGAACCTGATCCTGAACGACGCCTACAACGGCGTCCACGCGTTCGATCCGGTTGGCGGCTGGCTCGCATTCGGGCGTGAGGACGGCTTTGTCGACATTTGGGACTTGCCGCGCCGGGCGCGTGTTCATGTGCTCGACCTCGGCGAAATCCCGCCGACGGCGATGGCCTTCGATCCGAGCAGCTCGCGGCTTGCCGTGGCCGACCGCAGCGGTACGGTCACTATCTGGGACTACGAAAGCGCCGAACAGATTGGGCGCGAAGAACTCCTTATCAACGTCGTCGAGTTGATCTACGCGCCGACGGGTCGGGCGTTGATCGCCAATACGAGCGACGGTGTCATCCAGCTCAACCCGGCGATCGGCGAGCCAATCCGCCAGCTCACGACGGGGGCATACGCCGGCGTGCTCACGTTCCTGCCCGGCAGCGGCTACCTGCTGACCGGCGGCGAGACCGGCGACATCAACATCTGGGACACCGCGGCGCAGCAGCTACGGTCGGTGCTGCCCGGCACAACCGGCGATCGGCCCAGCGCGGCCATCTCACCCGAGGGCGACATGGTGCTGGCGACGACCCGCGGCGGCAGCCCGTCATTGTGGAACGTCAGCGGGATCGCGCAAGGCACGGTGCTGCGCGGCAGCCTCAACCTGCCGCCGTTGGATACGCTGCGTGCGGTGTGGACGCCCGATTCTCTGCAAGTCTTGGTGTTTGAAGCGTTAGGGCCGGTGCGCGTCTTCGGGGTGTCGCGCTAGGACGCCTGACTCTCGGCGGCTTCCGCCCCGCCTTCTTCGCTCGTTTCCGCATCGGCCGGCTTGCGGCGGGTATCCCACACCTCTTCGGCGATGTCGATAAACAGCTGCCCGTCGAGATGATCGATCTCGTGCTGGAACACCCGCGCTAGCCAGTCTTTCGCCTTGATGCGTATTGGCTTGCCATGCCGGTCCTCGCCGGTGATGACAACCTGCTCATGGCGGAATACAGTGCCGGCATAGCCTGGGATCGACAGGCACGCCTCGACGCCGTCAACCAGCGTGCGGCTGGCCTTGATGATCTTGGGGTTGACAAGGACGTACAGCTTGCCCGCTTCGTCACCGAATTCCTTGCGGCTCTCCTCGTCATCGGTCAGGCGCACGACGATCAGCCGCTGGCTGACGTTGACTTGCGGTGCAGCAAGGCCGACACCGGGAGCGGCAATCATCGTCTCGACCATGTCGTCCACGAGCTTCTGGAAGTCCGGACCGAACGACGTCACCCGAACGGCCTTCTTGCGAAGGACGGGATCGTCGATTTTGATGATTGGAAGTAGTGCCATAGCGCGTCACTCCGTGGGGCGTCGACCTGTTATTGTACCTGAAGACGGTAGGACGCTCAAAACCGAAGGAGCTGCACGAGTTCGAATCCGCCCGCGTTATACAACGCGCAGACCCGGTGCCACATCACCCGAAGCAGCACCTCACGTGTGACAAACAACGTGACGCACACAGTCAACACGCGCAGCCCGTCATGCAGCCCTGCGCTTAACACCAACATCGCTGCGGCTGCGGCCAGCATCGCCCCCTGAATCGCAGTGTAGATTCCGGCCGCTGCGCCGGCCGCCTCGCCCGGTCGAGTCGACCCGTATCCGACACTGATCCCGATCAGCACGCCCATCAACGGAGACTGCACGTTGTCGAGCCACAACCACAGCCCCACCGAACCGAACAGCACGGCCACGCCCACGGCGGTATCGACCGCCGCTTGCGTGTCCCCCTCGTCCGCGGAGCCCGGATCGCCGACGAGCATCAACGCCGTGCCAAGAAGAAACACCACTACGATCGCCATCGCGCCGAAACCGATGATTCCTTGCGCGTTGTGTATGTAGCGGGTCGCGAATTGCCCGTATTTCGACTCTCGAAAAGCGCGCATCGCCAACAGCCACACGGCACCCAACATGCCAGCAGGGGCCAGCCCAATCGACGACAGCCGGTGCTGATGCCGCTCATACGCGACATATCGCGCGCTCATGGCTGCCGCAACCGCTCCGCGCAGTGTGCCGCCGACTGCGATCGCCACCAGCGCGACGCTGAATCCGACCAGCCACAGCACGGGCAGCATCATCAACGCAAACCCGATGGCGGCGGCAGTCAGCCAGCGGGCGCGCTCACTGTCCGGCGTCGGCGGCCCCTTGAGCCGAAGCAGTGGATGCTCGGGAAAGCGCCCCCAATACGCCCACCACAGCCGAAACGTCGTCAGCCAGCCAAAGGTCCGGCCGAAGAATGCGATCATAAGCTTCTGCGGTAAATTGTCACGACCTCACGCACCGACGAATTCATGTGTCGGGCGAACATCACGCACAATCCCCGTAGCGAGAGTTCGCGCGCGGCAATAAAGGCGATCACGAACACCACCGTGCTCGACCA
It contains:
- the def gene encoding peptide deformylase encodes the protein MALLPIIKIDDPVLRKKAVRVTSFGPDFQKLVDDMVETMIAAPGVGLAAPQVNVSQRLIVVRLTDDEESRKEFGDEAGKLYVLVNPKIIKASRTLVDGVEACLSIPGYAGTVFRHEQVVITGEDRHGKPIRIKAKDWLARVFQHEIDHLDGQLFIDIAEEVWDTRRKPADAETSEEGGAEAAESQAS
- a CDS encoding serine/threonine protein kinase; protein product: MTSLIGRKLGPYEIRDVIGHGGMATVYLGYRADVDRTVAVKVLPPHPGMSADANARFQLEARTIANLQHPHILPLYDYGTTEDGVLYLVMPYITGGALDRILRDGRLAMDKVTRMVREIASALDYAHRQGVIHRDIKPANILIDGEGNALLADFGIVKLAEGGTGLTGTGVVGTPAYMSPEQAQGFELTPRADLYSFGIVVYEMITGKLPFSSDSVMQLMLKHLTDAPTPPSEALPSLSQAVDTVLLKVLEKEPEARYASATAFFDALQQAVSSTALPRAGDDPTVRLGPGSETPASTTPRQPIQIKMSRSSTPITLPIDPENPNQPGTIVIQSEGQGISMPLIVGFAVVALVALVALIAVLLSTRTGEDPDITNARATEQASLDQQATRAAIAARLPQSFGQVSFSSTEADMMGDSINVSVREFPPAGAGTQYIASLLDSETGERLVIGRLTVDAVGSGALSFTDGEGRSLPLVFDTVEVSMETSPAEPTFEDVRFRGRITPLLQVAMNELFVASENGLRGRSLLDTALVDANFATQHAGLAANSVNLPARWTHNEHTLNILLGGTEDFDGNGRGSNPGTGIGLLTTLDRIEAILQEAVNAEDTPFRIQNEAELVRVCLQNVREWSNQIIALEQQMLVAESFEDSEAAAVQSTEFADILTTGVDQNLNGTVEPFEGECGLEQIGIYGLIVASLDLYEVDGDTP